Genomic DNA from Deltaproteobacteria bacterium:
GGGCTGACCGCTCTCGATGGCTGTCTGCGGCGTTCCCGCCATCAACGCCCCGCGCTACTCCCAGCTCTTTACGTCGCTGTCTTCGCCCTCTCCCCCGGTCGTCCCGTCCCTGCCGTAGGAAACGAGGTCATACTCGCCGTTGTCGCCGGGCTGCTGGTAGTAGTATTCGTTCCCCCAGGGGTCGGTGGGGACCTTCTTCTTCAGGTACGGCCCGTCCCACTTGTCGATGCCCGGGTTCTCCACGAGGGCCTGCAGCCCCTCCTGGGTCGTGGGGTACTTGCCCACATCGAGCCTGTACTGGTCGAGCCCCTGGCCGAGGAGCTCGATCTGGGCCTTTGCGGCGGCCAGCTTGCTCTTCCCCAGCTTCGGGAAGAGGCGCGGCCCCACCAGGGCCGCAAGCAGCCCGATGATCACCATGACCACCAGGATCTCGATGAGGGTGAAACCCCGCCTGTCTCTCAACGATACGTGTGTTTTCATCGCAATCGCTCTCGTTTCCTCTCCCTGTTTCCCGCGGAGCGGTTCGTTCTGCTTCCCGCCGCGGGGTCCGGGGAAGTCTCGGTTGACTCTACTATACCAGATATTGGGGGATTGAAAAACGACATAACACGCCGGCTGCCCGGCGTGATTCCCCCCGGGGCTTTTTTCCGGGTGCCCGGGTGGGGGGAGACGGCCGGGGGAGCGGCTGGCACCGGTACGCGCCCCCCTGCCGACGGGAATTTTTTGACGGGAGGAGGAAAAAACGCTTTGAAGGAAGGGGATAAACGGTTATAATATTGCAAGTTATCTTTCTCTCAAGGGGTATGCGTTTTTCCCAGTAAACGAAGCAGACGCCGGATAGAGGGAGAGGAACTTCATACCAGCCACAGATCTGATTCGGGGAGTTGACAGCGAACTTTTCCGTTCGGGTTCCCTCGGAATCTCCGGTTTTTGCAAATATTTGTAATAAGGCGTGCTTTCCGGGAAGGCAGGAGCGTGCTATTCGCCGTGTCGGGGGAAGATCCGGAATTTCTCTAAGTTTGGCCGTCATGCTCGCCGTTTGTCGTTTGCGGGAGAGTTCACATAAAAAAGGTCAAAGGAGGTGATGCGCCCGGCATTGAGAATGATTTTGTTTCGGTTGATGAGACGAATCAGTGACCTAAAGGAAAAATGATCTGACATTACC
This window encodes:
- the gspG gene encoding type II secretion system major pseudopilin GspG; the protein is MKTHVSLRDRRGFTLIEILVVMVIIGLLAALVGPRLFPKLGKSKLAAAKAQIELLGQGLDQYRLDVGKYPTTQEGLQALVENPGIDKWDGPYLKKKVPTDPWGNEYYYQQPGDNGEYDLVSYGRDGTTGGEGEDSDVKSWE